One genomic segment of Amycolatopsis sp. WQ 127309 includes these proteins:
- a CDS encoding peptidylprolyl isomerase, whose protein sequence is MKKALVTALAVGALFAAGSGVAVADDTAPPPKRTHGPCQYTETPDEPASRPVPLPPDPRHTPDRGKVDVAVPTSQGALPLRLDRAKAPCTVQSFLHLAQHRFYDRTVCHRLTSYPTLKVLQCGDPTATGEGGPGYKYKDELPVDLPPAPTDPTGARRVYARGLLAMANAGPATNGSQFFVVYGDSALRPDYTVFGTVGAAGLRTLDKVAAGGIQPTADDPAPVDGTPVLKTELLRVRPDCWF, encoded by the coding sequence ATGAAGAAAGCACTGGTCACCGCGCTGGCGGTCGGCGCGTTGTTCGCGGCCGGGAGCGGCGTCGCCGTCGCGGACGACACCGCGCCACCGCCGAAGAGAACACACGGCCCCTGCCAGTACACCGAGACGCCGGACGAGCCGGCGTCCCGGCCGGTGCCGCTGCCACCCGACCCGCGGCACACCCCGGACCGCGGCAAGGTCGACGTCGCGGTCCCGACCAGCCAGGGCGCGCTCCCGCTGCGGCTCGACCGCGCGAAGGCGCCGTGCACGGTGCAGAGCTTCCTGCACCTGGCGCAGCACCGGTTCTACGACCGCACGGTGTGCCACCGGCTGACGTCGTACCCGACGCTGAAGGTCCTGCAGTGCGGCGACCCGACCGCGACCGGCGAGGGCGGGCCGGGTTACAAGTACAAGGACGAGCTGCCGGTGGACCTGCCGCCGGCCCCGACCGACCCGACCGGTGCGCGCCGGGTTTACGCGCGGGGGTTGCTGGCGATGGCCAACGCGGGCCCGGCGACGAACGGCTCGCAGTTCTTCGTCGTGTACGGCGATTCCGCGCTGCGGCCGGATTACACGGTGTTCGGCACGGTCGGCGCCGCGGGCTTGCGGACGCTGGACAAGGTCGCCGCCGGCGGTATTCAGCCGACCGCGGACGACCCGGCGCCGGTCGACGGGACGCCGGTGCTGAAGACGGAACTGCTGCGCGTGCGGCCCGACTGCTGGTTCTGA